A genome region from Euphorbia lathyris chromosome 4, ddEupLath1.1, whole genome shotgun sequence includes the following:
- the LOC136226476 gene encoding probable protein phosphatase 2C 30 produces the protein MPGAVAICVPNSPIFSSPRIPSIFCKPISSPSVHGPQSPSSFSSSSSSPSSSPKSPLSIVVNEKRLKVNSGTLLKRKRPARIDIPVMAGVCGLGLETPRGEEERVEVLEVEENEYSVYCKRGRRRFMEDRYSASVDVRGGSKQAFFGVFDGHGGAKAAEYAAKNLEKNIMAEIIHRSEEGIEKAIKNGYLTTDGEFLKQGVTGGACCATALMHKGNLVVSNAGDCRIVMSRAGVAEALTSDHCPSRKDEKDRIEALGGYVDCCNGVWRIQGSLAVSRGIGDRNLKQWVIAEPETKILKINSDCEFLIMASDGLWDKVSNQEAVDVVRSLYIDVDKPEPLMACKKLTELSLRRGCLDDTSVMIIQLGHFTS, from the exons ATGCCGGGTGCCGTAGCAATTTGTGTTCCAAACTCACCGATATTTTCTTCCCCAAGAATTCCTTCTATCTTCTGCAAACCAATTTCGTCGCCTTCAGTCCACGGACCTCAATCTCCGTCGTCGTTTTCATCTTCATCGTCGTCGCCGTCTTCGTCGCCTAAATCTCCCTTGTCCATTGTAGTTAACGAGAAAAGGTTGAAGGTTAATTCAGGTACTTTATTGAAAAGGAAAAGGCCGGCTAGGATTGATATTCCGGTTATGGCTGGTGTTTGCGGATTAGGTCTTGAGACGCCGAGAGGAGAGGAGGAAAGAGTGGAGGTTTTGGAGGTGGAAGAAAATGAATATTCGGTTTATTGTAAGCGAGGAAGAAGACGATTCATGGAAGATCGCTACTCTGCTTCTGTTGATGTAAGAGGAGGCTCTAAACAG GCTTTCTTTGGTGTTTTTGACGGCCACGGAGGGGCAAAAGCGGCGGAATACGCAGCGAAGAATTTAGAGAAGAACATAATGGCGGAGATAATACACAGAAGCGAAGAAGGAATCGAAAAAGCTATTAAGAATGGCTACTTGACCACAGATGGAGAATTCTTAAAGCAAGGTGTTACTGGTGGTGCTTGTTGCGCCACTGCATTGATGCACAAAGGAAATCTTGTTGTTTCCAATGCCGGTGACTGCCGGATTGTTATGAGCCGAGCAGGAGTTGCAGAGGCACTCACAAGCGATCACTGCCCGTCGAGGAAAGACGAAAAAGATAGAATCGAAGCTCTG GGTGGATATGTTGATTGTTGCAATGGAGTTTGGAGAATACAAGGATCTCTTGCTGTTAGTAGAGGAATTGGAGATAGAAATCTTAAACAATGGGTGATAGCAGAACCAGAAACTAAAATTCTGAAGATCAATAGTGATTGCGAGTTCTTGATCATGGCCTCTGATGGTCTATGGGATAAG gtTAGCAATCAGGAAGCAGTTGATGTTGTTCGATCCTTATACATTGATGTGGATAAGCCAGAGCCATTGATGGCCTGTAAAAAGCTGACTGAGTTATCATTAAGAAGAGGGTGTCTAGATGATACAAGTGTGATGATAATTCAACTGGGGCATTTCACTTCATAG